In the Alligator mississippiensis isolate rAllMis1 chromosome 7, rAllMis1, whole genome shotgun sequence genome, one interval contains:
- the SLITRK3 gene encoding SLIT and NTRK-like protein 3 produces the protein MKPSTAETLHRGRMLWIILLSTIALAWTTPIPLIEDSEEIDEPCFDPCYCEVKESLFHIHCDNKGFINISQITESWSRPFKLYLQRNSMRKLYTNSFLHLNNAVSINLGNNALQDIQTGAFNGLRVLKRLYLHENKLDIFRNDTFLGLESLEYLQADYNVIKRIESGAFRNLSKLRVLILNDNLIPMLPTNLFKSVSLTHLDLRGNRLKVLSYRGMLDHIGRSLMEIQLEENPWNCTCEIVQLKSWLERIPYTALVGDITCETPFHFHGKDLREIKRSKLCPMLSDSEVEASLGIPQLSSSKENAWPTKPSSMLSSFHFTASSVEYKTSNKQPKPTKQPRPPKPPPTSRGLFPGPNQPPIAAYQTRPPIPIICPTGCSCNLHITDLGLTVNCKERGFHNISELLPRPLNAKKLYLSGNLIQKIYRSDFWNFSSLDLLHLGNNRISYVQDGAFINLPNLKSLYLNGNDIERLTPGMFRGLQSLHYLYFEYNLIREIQPAAFSLMPNLKLLFLNDNLLRTLPTDAFAGTSLARLNLRNNHFLYLPVAGVLEHLNAIVQIDLKLNPWDCTCDLVPLKQWIETISSVIVVGDVLCASPDNLTHRDLRSVELDALCPDMLPAAAAASPAPPGARPSPSSAAARDLPAAGGAVPLSVLILSLLVLFFSAVFVAAGLFAFVLRRRRKKLPFRGKRPEAADLPMQCHRIFDEGGRPGGGGGGGGGGGGGGGGGGGASPEKAPPVGHVYDYIPHPVTQMCNNPIYKPREEEEAAGEPGGGGGEPFADPAQENHTNYRTLLEKEQEWSLAVSSSQLNTIVPGGGGHHHHHPAAGGGLELELALAPSGFPAEKNGGLVLFPPGGAGLDRERPPPPPCAVGFVDCLYGTVPKLKELHVHPPGMQYPDLQQDARLKETLLFSAGKGFPDHQTPKSEYLELRAKLQTKPDYLEVLEKTTYRF, from the coding sequence ATGAAACCTTCCACGGCAGAGACTCTCCATAGGGGAAGGATGTTGTGGATAATTCTTCTAAGCACAATTGCTCTAGCATGGACTACACCAATTCCCTTGATAGAGGACTCGGAGGAGATCGACGAGCCCTGCTTTGATCCATGTTACTGTGAAGTGAAAGAGAGCCTTTTCCATATACATTGCGACAATAAAGGATTTATAAATATTAGTCAGATAACGGAATCGTGGTCAAGACCTTTTAAACTTTATCTGCAGAGGAATTCCATGAGGAAATTGTACACCAACAGTTTTCTTCACTTGAACAATGCTGTGTCTATTAACCTTGGGAACAATGCACTGCAGGACATTCAGACAGGAGCTTTCAATGGGCTCCGAGTCCTGAAGAGGTTGTACCTCCACGAGAACAAATTAGACATTTTCAGAAATGACACTTTCCTGGGTTTGGAAAGTCTGGAATATCTGCAGGCAGATTACAATGTCATTAAACGGATTGAAAGCGGGGCATTTCGAAATCTGAGCAAACTGAGGGTCCTGATCTTAAACGACAACCTTATTCCCATGCTTCCTACCAACCTGTTCAAGTCTGTGTCCTTAACCCACTTGGACTTGCGGGGAAACAGGTTAAAAGTCCTTTCCTACCGAGGGATGTTGGACCATATTGGCAGGAGCCTCATGGAGATCCAGCTGGAGGAGAACCCTTGGAACTGTACTTGTGAGATAGTGCAGCTGAAGAGCTGGCTCGAGCGCATCCCCTACACCGCCCTGGTGGGAGACATCACCTGCGAGACCCCCTTCCACTTCCATGGCAAGGACCTGAGGGAAATCAAAAGGAGCAAACTCTGCCCCATGCTGTCTGACTCGGAGGTGGAGGCCAGCCTGGGGATTCCTCAGTTGTCATCCAGCAAGGAGAACGCATGGCCTACCAAGCCTTCCTCCATGCTGTCCTCCTTCCATTTCACTGCTTCCTCTGTCGAGTACAAAACCTCCAATAAGCAGCCCAAGCCCACCAAGCAACCGCGGCCGCCCAAACCTCCCCCAACGTCCCGAGGCCTGTTCCCCGGGCCCAACCAGCCTCCCATTGCCGCCTACCAGACGAGGCCTCCCATCCCCATCATATGCCCCACCGGGTGCTCCTGCAATTTGCACATCACCGATTTGGGCCTGACGGTCAACTGCAAGGAGCGAGGGTTTCACAACATCTccgagctgctgcccaggcccctGAACGCCAAGAAGCTGTACCTGAGCGGCAACCTGATCCAGAAGATCTACCGCTCGGATTTCTGGAATTTCTCCTCCTTGGATCTCTTGCACCTGGGGAACAACCGGATCTCCTACGTGCAGGACGGGGCCTTCATCAACCTGCCCAACCTGAAGAGCCTCTACCTGAACGGCAACGACATCGAGAGGCTGACGCCGGGCATGTTCCGGGGCCTGCAGAGCTTGCATTACCTGTACTTCGAGTACAACCTGATCCGCGAGATCCAGCCCGCCGCCTTCAGCCTCATGCCCAACCTCAAGCTGCTCTTCCTCAACGACAACCTGCTGCGCACGCTGCCCACCGACGCCTTCGCGGGCACCTCGCTGGCCAGGCTCAACCTGCGCAACAACCACTTCCTCTACCTGCCCGTGGCCGGGGTGCTGGAGCACCTCAACGCCATCGTGCAGATCGACCTCAAGCTCAACCCCTGGGACTGCACGTGCGACCTGGTGCCGCTCAAGCAGTGGATCGAGACCATCAGCTCCGTGATCGTGGTGGGCGACGTGCTGTGCGCCAGCCCGGACAACCTCACGCACCGCGACCTGCGCTCCGTGGAGCTGGACGCGCTGTGCCCCGACAtgctgcccgccgccgccgccgcctcgccCGCGCCGCCCggcgcccggcccagccccagcagcgcggCGGCGCGGGACCTGCCCGCGGCGGGGGGCGCCGTGCCGCTCTCCGTGCTCATCCTCAGCCTGCTCGTGCTCTTCTTCTCCGCCGTCTTCGTGGCCGCGGGGCTCTTCGCCTTCGTGCTGCGCCGCCGCCGCAAGAAACTGCCCTTCCGCGGCAAGCGGCCGGAGGCGGCGGACCTGCCCATGCAGTGCCACCGCATCTTCGACGAGGGGGGCcggccgggcggcggcgggggaggcggcggggggggaggcggcggcggcggcggcggcgggggcgcgTCCCCGGAGAAGGCGCCCCCCGTGGGGCACGTCTACGACTACATCCCGCACCCCGTCACCCAGATGTGCAACAACCCCATCTACAAGCCGcgcgaggaggaggaggcggcgggggagccgggcggcggcgggggcgaGCCCTTCGCCGACCCCGCGCAGGAGAACCACACCAACTACCGGACCTtgctggagaaggagcaggagTGGAGCCTGGCCGTGTCCAGCTCCCAGCTCAACACCATCGtgcccggcggcggcggccaccaccaccaccaccccgcggCGGGCGgcggcctggagctggagctggcgcTGGCGCCGTCGGGCTTCCCCGCCGAGAAGAACGGGGGGCTGGTGCTGTTCCCGCCGGGCGGCGCCGGGCTGGACCGCgagcgcccgccgccgccgccctgcGCCGTGGGCTTCGTGGACTGCCTCTACGGCACGGTGCCCAAGCTAAAGgagctgcacgtgcacccccctgGCATGCAATACCCGGACCTGCAGCAGGACGCCAGGCTCAAGGAAACCCTTCTCTTCTCGGCTGGAAAGGGCTTCCCTGACCACCAAACCCCCAAAAGCGAATACCTCGAGTTAAGGGCCAAACTCCAAACCAAGCCGGATTACCTCGAAGTCCTGGAGAAGACCACCTATAGGTTCTGA